Sequence from the Nitrosopumilus maritimus SCM1 genome:
ATAATTAGCAAATTTTTGCAAAACAGAAATCAATTGCTAGTAATTTTTGATGTTGAAGGTGTTTTGTATGATGAAGAATATCTTCCAATCCTTGCAGAGAAACTCAATAAACAAGATGAGATTTGGGCAATTACAAAACAAGGAATTCAAGGAAAAATTAACTGGGAAGAAGGACTTCGAACTAGAGTTGCTGCTCTAAAGGGCCTTGATGAAAAAACATGTCAAGAAGTTTCTGATGCATTACCCATTATGACTGGTGCAAAAGAAGCATGTAGAGCATTAAAAGCTGCTGGTTGGAAGTTGATGGCTGTTTCAGGCGGATTTACACTGATGATGGAGAGATTAAAAGACGAATTGGGATTAGATTATGTTTATTCCAATGAATTAATTTTCAAAGACGGAAAACTGGATGGCGTAAAAATCAATGTTGATTCAGACAAATCAAAATCTGCACGAATTAAAATTGAAGAATGGGGAGAAAAGAAAGAGAATATTGTATGTGTTGTAGATGGCGCAAACGATGTAAAATTATTTGATATTTGTGGATTGGGAATCGCATATCGTGCACAAGACTTGGTAAAAGATTTGGCAACCACAACTCTGGAAGAAAAGGATCTTTCAAAAATTTTGGATATTATTAACAAACATTACAAATTAGAATTAGAATCTCCAACTCCTGCATAAACAATTTTTTAGTCCACTCTTTCAGATATTATAATTGGAAATCATACCTATTCATATTGAAAAAGAGATTGAACCTTCAGATGATCTTTCAGAATTGATCATCTCTTCAAATCAAATCCAAGATGGAGATGTCATAGTAATTGCTCAAAAAATAATTTCAAAACAAGAGAGACGTCTAGTTGAATTGTCTACTGTAAAGCCTTCATTGCTTTCTGAAGGAATTAGTTCACAATATCAAAAAGATCCTCGTATTACTGAATTAATTCTATCTGAATCAAAACGAATCATTCGTATGAAAAATGGAATTTTAATTGTTGAAACAAATGATGGTACAATTTGTGCTAATGCTGGCATTGATGAGAGTAATGTAAAAGATGGATTTGCAACCCTGTTGCCATTGGATTCAGACAAATCTGCCAAAAACATACGTGAAAAAATTTTCAAACATACAAACAAAGATGTTGCAGTGATAATTTCTGATACATTTGGTCGTCCATTTAGATTGGGACAAACAAATTGCGCTATAGGAATTTCAGGATTGTCACCTATAATTGACTATGAGGGAACTCAAGATACATTTGGAAAAACTTTACGTGTTACTGCAATTGCAATTGCTGATGAACTCTCAGCAGCATCTGAATTAGTTATGGGCAAAACATTGAAAACCCCTGTAGCAATAATTCGAGATTGTTCGTTTCCAAAAGGTGAACAAGGAATCAGTGAATTAATCCGTGCGGAAGATGAAGATCTTTTTAGATAATTTTTTGTTTTGATTCCATAAGATTATTACCTAAAGACAAAAAATTTCATTTGAAAATGCCAATAAATGCTGAATTACATTGTCATAATTCTTTTTCAAATTTTCATGTAGGTCATGATGAACCTCCTTATGATTGTGATATCACTATACGAGATCAACTTGAGCGATCATATCGTTTGGGATTAGATGCAATTTTTGTTACTAATCATAATACTCTGGATGGATACCGTCAATTGTTAGAATACAAAAATAATCATTCCAAATTCAAAAACATCGATGTTTTTCCGGCAGAAGAAATCACCACTGATACTGGTGCTCATGTTTTAGCTTATGGAATTCATGATGTGATCTCACCTGGCCTTTCTCTTGAGGAAGTAATAGATGAAGTTAGAAAACAAGGTGGAGTGTCGTCTGCTCCTCATCCATTTAGTTTACTTGATGCACTACGTGACAGTGCCAAAAAATGTGACATGGTGGAGGTCTTTAACAGCAATAATGTTGATATTCTATCTAATGCTCGTGCAACAAAATTTGCTTTGGATAATAACATGATTCAAGTTGCAGGGAGTGATTCCCATGTTTTATCAACACTTGGAAGATGTGTCAATGTAATTGATTCTGAAAATAATCTAGATGATATTTTATTTGCTATGAAACATGGGAAAATAGAAATTTCTCAAACAGGTTATGCTCATCAAGCTGAAACACTTGACCATTTGCGATACAAAATTAATAATTCCAAAGAATATTTGATTGATTATATTTCTGAACACTATCCAAATGCAAAATGGCTTTTGACATTGTTATTGAGAATTTACGATTCCAATCAAAATAGTCACATGTGGGCACTTTTTTACAAAATTGCAATTTATTTGATGAAGAGAATTTCTCATAAAATCAATTTCCAGAATCAAGATCCAAGTTTCATGAAAGACAGAAATCTTGCAACCATGTTCAAAATGGCACTGTAAGCAATAATTAATCTAAAAAACTCAAATAGCTTTTAATATGACAGAACGTCCTTTTTCAGTTAGTTAAATGTCCGAATCAACAGAAAAAAAATTAGATGCAACTGGATTATTTTGTCCAGAACCTGTATTCAGAACTAAAATTGAAATTGAAAGGATGCAAGTCGGTGAAACATTAACAGTTTCTGCTGATGATCCTGCAGCTGAAGATGATATCTCTAGATGGGTAACAAGACAAGGTCATGAATTACTTGACATGTCTAAAAATGGAGATGTAATTACATTTCAAATTAAAAAGGTGAAATAACCAAAATTATGACTACTGTAACTGACACAGATGTTTTGAATCGTGTAGGTAACACTCCTCTTGTAAAATTAGATTCCCTTTCACATGATAATGTGGATTATTTTGCAAAATTGGAAGGTCATAATCCATTTGGTTCTGTAAAAGACAGAGCTGCATACTGGATGATAAAAGATGGCGAAGAAAAAGGAATTCTGACAAAAGGTAAGAGCATTATCATAGAACCAACTTCTGGAAATACTGGAATTGCTTTAACTGGAATTGCAAATTTGTTGGGATACAAAGTTGAGATTGTTATTCCTGAAAAGGCAAGTAATGAAACTAAAGATATTATTCGAAATTTGGGCGCCAAAGTCTTTGAAACAAGTGATGATTTATGTCCTAAAGTTGGTGCGGGAACTGATCAAAGTATCGCACTTGCAACTTCTATTGCATCCTCAAGACCTGATACCTATTATTCTCCAAATCAATACGCTAATGAAGCAAACTTCAAAGGTCATTACATTGGAACAGGACCTGAAATTTGGAGACAAACTGAGGGTAAAGTGACTCATTTCTTTACTGGTGTGGGTACTGGTGGAACAATTACTGGTATTGGTGCATTTCTTAAAGAAAAAAACCCTGATGTGAAAATTATTGGATGTCAACCCCAACAAAACCACCTCATTCAAGGATGGAGAAACTTTGAAGAATCTGCAAAACCTGATTTATTTTTGAAGAGAGAAAATGTTGTTGATGATTGGGTTTCTGTTGATAATGACGAAGCATTCTCTGTTGTAAAGGATGTTTTTGAAAAAGATCAACTTTTGATTAGCCCTTCATCTGCTGCAGTCTATGCTTGTATGAAAAAATATCCTATTGAAGGAGATGCATGTGTTGTTGGAATTTTTGCTGATGATGGCCGAAAATTCAAGAGTGTTTATGCTAAACAAAATGTAATGCCTGAAGAAAGTTTTGAAAATTGTCTTAAGGACGCAAAACACATGTCAGAATTAGCATACTAGTTATTCTAAAATATTTTTCAAGTGTTTTTCATAAAAATCTCTAAAATATGAATTCATATCTCTTTCATGATGTAGACATTTATCACTTTGATCTGTAATGTTGTTTTTTATTTCTCTGCTCCATTGACTTTGTTGTCTGTCTTTAGAGTTGATGATTGTAGGGTTCTCTTCAATTTTTTGCATGATATCTATCAATGATGATGACAATTGTCGGAATTTGCTAATCTGTAAAAGAAATCTTTCTGATTCCTCCTTGTCTGCAATTTTCATTAATGAGAATACTTGATTGTAATATTCTAAAGCTTTTTTGTTATATTCTTCAAAATTCTTGATTCTTTTTTGCCAATATTCTTTTGATGTTTTTTCTTCTACTTTGTAGCTAAATTGAATTTTGCTTAATTCCATGCCTAATTTTGCTAGTTTATCACTATGTTCCTTCATGGTTTTTTGACTATTTTCTATCTCGTCAGTCATGAAAATCTGTATTTTTTATTCCAATAAAGAGTTTAGATTTGTGATTTGTTCCAAGATTCTAAGGATTCTTTGGAATATTCCAACAGACATTTTTCACAAAATGAATCCCATTCTCCAATTCCATTCTTTTTGAAATAATCTAATGACCATTTGTATGGTGGTTTTTCTCTGTATTGAAATTGCTGAATCGTATAGATTTCTTTTTCAAAAAATTTGTTTAAGCATTTTTTGCATTGTGCATTTTTCATTCTTGATTATCTGCACTTTCTGTTAGATATTTATCTACATCAATTGCTGCCATACAACCATAACCTGCAGCTGTAATTGCCTGTCTGTAACTTCTATCATGTACATCACCTGCAGCAAAAACACCTTCAACATTTGTATGTGTTTTATTTTTCAGTACAACATACCCCTCATCATCTAAATCAATTTGATTTTTGAATAATTTTGTATTTGGTTCGTGTCCAATTGCGACAAAGAGGCCTCCTACATCTAATGTTGATTCTTCATTTGTTTTTAGATTTTTTAAAACTGCTTGTTGCATTTTTTGATCACCTTTAATGTCAACTACTGCTGAATCCCAATGGAATTTTATTTTTTCATTACTATGTGCTCTGTCTTGCATTACTTTGCTTGCACGTAACTCATCTCTTCTGTGAACCAAATGTACAGTTGTTGCAAATTTTGTAAGAAAAGTTGCTTCTTCTACTGCAGAATCTCCTCCTCCAACTACTACTAACTCTTGATTTCTAAAGAATGGTCCATCACATGTTGCACAATAAGATACTCCTTTTCCTCCAAAAGTCTCTTCCCCCTCTAATCCAAGTTTTCTGGGATTTGCACCTGTTGCAATAATAATTGCCCGGCCTTCATATTCTTCAGATGCTGTCAACACTTTGAGTGGTTTTCGCCTAAAATCTACATCTACGGCCTCATCATCTACAATGGTTGTTCCCATTCTTTGACACTGTTTTCTCATTTCTATCATTAAATCTGGACCCATGATTCCGTTTTCAAATCCTGGATAGTTCTCAACTTCAGTTGTATTGACAAGTTGGCCTCCAGGTAATATCCCTGATAAAATTAAGGTGTCATATCCTGCTCTGGAACAATAAATTCCAGCTGTATAACCAGAAGGACCTGCACCAATAATCACAACATCAAATTTTGTTTTTTTCTTATCTGGCATTTTTGGACCGTCGTCTTTTGATTCTAGAACTGTAGAACCAGCATCTGCTGCCATCATGATAACTCATCTTTTAATTTCAATAATTTAAGTGAATATCCTTTTTTTGATTAATCATCTTTCATTCTCATAAGAATCTGGTCACATATTTTGCGCATTTGAGAATCAGATCCCACACTAGAAATTCTTACAATATCTGTGGTGGTAATGATCCCTACAATTTCCTCATCTTCTATAACTGGTAGCTTATGTATTGATTTTTCTTTCATAATTTCTGCTGCTTCCCAAATTGTACTCTCTGATTTTATTGTAATTAGTGGTGATGACATTACTTCAAAAATCTTAGTATGTGGAGTTTTTCTTTCTGCAACAATTTTTGTAACAAAATCTCTTTCTGTTACTATTCCTAAAGTTGCAATTTTATCTACAACAATAACACATCCTACATTTTCTTCTTTCATTTTTTTTGCTACTTCTTCTAATGTTTCTGACACTTTTACCGTTAGAACGTTTTTACTCATTATTTGATTTACAAATGTATTTTCCACATATTTTTTTAGTTTGTTAACTATATGATTAGATTTCAAATTATCATTTCTGAAAATCAATCAAGAAAATCAAAAGGCCTTTTAAATTAATTATTAATCAATTATTAATATGGTGATAAAAACAAAAAAAATCTTAGTTCCTCTAGATGGTTCTAAAAACTCAATTCGTGGTTTAGATATGGCCATTCATTTAGCAAGACAATCTCAGGGTGTAATCGTTGGATTATCTGTAAAATCTGTGCCTGGAATTTATGCTATTCACCCTTTAGGTTTTTTAGATTTTAATACTTCAAAAGAAATGAAACAAATCCTTGATGATGCAAAATTACGCGCAGCAAAAAAAGGAATTAAATTAATTTCAAAAAAATTATCTGGTGATCCTGGATATGATATTGCTAGATTTACAAATAATAAAAAAAATGGAATTGATTTAGTAGTTATCGGTGCTCGTGGAAGAAGTTCTGCAAAAGAGCTTTTTTTGGGCAGTGTTTCAAATTATGTGTTACATAAATCCAAAAAACCGGTACTTGTTGTGAAATGACTGAAGTTCCATTATACATTACTGGATTATCAAAAGATGATCTTGCTAACCAAACTCTCTTCTCAAAATTTGGTGCCGCTCTTGAGAAAGTTCAACCAGTACTACCTGATGTTATTGAAGCAAAAATTGATGTCAAGACTCAAAATATTGAAGGTGCTAGAACACATTATGATGTTACTGCTACAATAAAGGCCTCCAAAAATCATCTTGTCTATACTGAATCTGATTGGGATATAATCAAAATTGCTGATGAGTTATGTAGAAAACTTGAACGCGAATTATCTAAACATGATGACAAACGTCAAAGAGACAGTGTTCGAAAAAGAGATGTTAGGAATCTCTAATAGTGAAAGAATAGCATGTGATGTGTTTGATTTCAATTGTAGGTACTGGTAGGGTTGGTGCATCTATTGCATTTCTTTGTGTATCAAATGGCTTAGATGATGTATTGTTGGTAAACACTACTAAAGAGAAAGCCATTGGTGAATCTCTAGATGTGGCAAGTGCAATTCCTGCAAATTCTAAATTTTCTATTCGTGGAACTGATGATTATTCTGAATTAATAGGATCTGATATTGTTATTATTGCAGCAAGTGTTGGTATCTATACCAAACACCGTGCTGAGAACATTGATCATCAAGTGGCAATGATAAAAAACATTGCAAAAAAAATTAAAAAATATTGCCCTTCTGCAATTGTTTTATTAGTTTCAAATCCTCTTGATGTTTTAACTTACTTTTTTCAAAAAACAACTGGTTTTTCTAGATTCAAAGTAATTGGTATTGCATCTAGTCTTGATACAAGTAGATTTCGTTATTATATTTCTGAAACATTATCTGTTCCACAATCTTCAGTTTCAAATGCCCTTGTTTTAGGTGAACATGGTGATTCTATGGTTCCGATCTTTTCTGGTGTTTCTGTTGGTGATAACCCTCTCTTCTCTATGATTGATAGTCGTGATACCATCACTGACAATGTACGAAATTATTGGAGAACTTTGAGAAATTTTAAGAGCAGATCTCAATTTGGTATTGCCAAAAATGTATTTGATGTAGTTGATGCTATTCGAAATAAAAAAGAAATCTCTATTCCTGCTTCAGTTGTTCTTGATGGTGAATATGATGAACACGATGTTGCGATGGGTATACCAGTAATAATTAATCAAAATGGGGTATCTGAAATACAAAAAATTAAACTTGATGATACTGAATCTTCTTCTCTCAAAAAGTCAGCTGAAAAAATTCGTAGTGACATTAAATCTGTTCATGATTGATTGATTATTTTTTCAAAACTCTCTTCATGCTTTTTACAAAATTTCTTGTTTGTTTGTGCGTAAAGTAGTTCTTTTTGCCAGTGTGCATTATACAACCTACATTCTTTGTCTTCGCAAAATGCATCTCCTGTTTCATAATACATAATAGCTTGTAACAGATAACTCTCTGCAACTTCTGATAGTCTTGGATCGTTATACTCTAAAAATTCTCCCTTGTATTTCTCTTTGATTTTTTCTGTATTTTCTTTGGTAAAGTTTGTCATTAATTCCAAATAGTACTCTTTAGGTTTTGCAGGTGCTTCAATTATTCCTGTCGTTGAAATTATTGTGGGATTTGTTCCAATTAATGCCCTTGCATGATATCTAAAGTCACTTTCATCAAATGTACATGTTAGTTTGTTTGTAAAAATTATGTTTAGAATATCTTGATTGCCTTCATCTGCAGGAATAAATTTTGAAATTCTTTTCTGAAATTCAAATCCATCATAAAGAATCTTTTCTTCATTTTGTGAATTATCTGTATTTTCTTTTTCCATTTGTATTTCTGATTCTGTTGGAATGTGACTTGAAAATGGTTTTTTTAATTCATAAATTCTTGTAGTGGCAATTTCTTGAAATAATTTTTCATTTGTGTTTTCAAAAAAGTTTTTTCGGATTTCTATCTCCACATGAAATGTTTCTTTAAGAAATTTCTCTATGTTGTTTATTTGAATTTCTGGAACTGTAGGTTCGTCATAAATGATAATTTTACTTGTTTTCACTAGAAAAACAATGGATTGATTGCTTATCTTTCTAACTCTTTGATTTTCTCAGCTGCAATCTCTGCTGCTCTCTTTCCAGAGTATAACATTGAACCAAATGTTGGTCCCATTCTTGCTAATCCGTGAGTTTCTGTGACTGACATTCCTGCTGCGATTAGTCCTGGGTAAATTTCACCTGTTTTGTGAACAACATGTTCTTCACCGTCATTTACAAACATTGGTTCCATTCCTTTCCACTCGGCTAAACCTCTGTCGACTAGTCTTTTTACTGCAACAGAATCGTGTCCTGATGCATCGATGATTATTTTTGCTTCAAATGCAACTGGATCAACACATGTAATGTTACGTGGTAATGCTGAAACTGGCATCCAGTTAACAACAATTCCTGCAACTCTTCCGTTCTTTAGAACCAAGTCATCAAACTTTGTTAGTTGTAAGAATTTTACACCTGCATCACATGCACCTGCAATTAATTTTGAAACTGCATGTGGACCTGGTGTCAAATACAAACCATCTTGTACTTTTTGATATGGAACACCTAATTCGTCCCAAATTTTTTGTGCAGGTTCTCTAACTGTAACTGGGTTCATCATATAACCCCCTAACCAATATCCTCCCCCTAGGTAGTTGTTTTGTTCAATAACTAAAACTTTGAAACCCAAGTTTGAAAGTTCTCTACTTGCAGTAAGTCCTGCTGGACCTGCACCGATAATGATTACATCTGACTCTGCTCTATCAACTAGAACTTTGTGAAATTCATTTGCTATTGCTTGTGTAATTTCAACTTCACGTACGTCAGTAAATATTTTTGATGATTGTTCTGCTACAGTTGCTTCTTGCATGGAAAATTTCTTGTCTAGAACCCATTAATACTTTGCCACCTCAAAAATTAGGATATACTAATTATTCTATATCTGTAAAACGAATCTTTCCTGAAAATATAGGAAATATTGAGTCAGCCTTGAAAGTTTGAGTCCCAAAACCTCCATTTCTCAAAAATTTATATCCAAACAAAAAGGAATTTTGTTGTATTGACAGTATCTGATCTTAAACAATCTCCAGCTGATTCTCCTAAACATAAAATCAATTGGGCAAGAATTGAAGAGGCTGATAATTTTGCAAAAACTGTAAAATTATTCCGTCAGGGAAAATACGATGAAGATAGTTTTAGACGATTTAGACTCCAACATGGCGCATATGGTACTAGAATGACTAATGACTATGCTATGGTTAGAATTAAACTCCCTGCAGGTGAAATTTACCCTCATCAAATTGAAAAATTATCTCAATTAAGTGAACAGTATTCTATTGGAAGTGCACATATCACAACCAGAGAAAGTGTTCAATTACACTGGGTAATTCTTGAAGATGTATCTGAAATTCTCCGTGGTCTTGCTGATGTAGGAATGACATCAAGAGAGGCATGTGGAAATAGTGTAAGAAATGTAATGTGTAGTCCTATGACCGGTGTTTGTCCAAATGAGGAATTTGATTCAACTCCATATGCACGTGCTACTGCAAAATTCTTTTTGAGAAACCCTATGAGTCAAAATCTTCCTCGTAAATTCAAATTCACTTTTACATGTTGTGAGAAACATGGAATGGTAAGAATAGTTGATGTTGGGTTAATTCCTCAGATAAGAGAAATAGATGGAACTAAACAAAAGGGATTCAAAATATTTCTTGGTGGTGGATTAGGAAACAGATCATTTGTTGGACATCAATTAGAAGACTTTACTCCTGAAGAAGATTTACTTTACACCTCAATTGCTGTAGTGAAAATATTTGATAGACTTGGTGATAGAAAAAATCTTGCAAGAAATAGAATGCGTTATCTTGTAAATGATATGGGTTGGGAAAAATTCCAAAATCTTGTATTAAAAGAAAGAGCTGTAGTAAGAGCCACTCAATCTGTAATTACACAACTTGATGTTGATCACACTCCTGATGAAATTAAACGCCCAATCAGAGTAAGTGACGAGAGTGGAACTGGAACTCCTGATGGCTATGCAAGATGGCTAAAAACTAACACTGAAACACAAAAACAATCTGATTATAGAACTGCATACATCACACTTGAAGCTGGAGATATTACGTCAAGTCAATTACAAGCATTAGCAGATATTATTCGTGACTTTTCTGCAGAAGGTAAGGCTCGTGCTGGCTTTGTACAAAATATTGCATTACGTTACGTTCATGAAGATGATTTGCCCCGTTTGTATTCTAAACTGCTTGAAATCGGTCTTGCAAAATCAGGTGCCCTTACCATGACTGCTCCTATTGGATGTTCTGGCACAACTTCATGTAATTTGGCATTAACAAATTCACATAGACTGGCTAAAGAAATCCAAAGAAAATTCTTGGAACTAAAACTTGATGAAGATGATGACTTGCGTGATGCTTCTATCAAAATTAGTGGATGTCCAAACTCTTGTGGTCAACATGGAATTGCAACTATAGGATTCTTTGGCGGTGGTGCACGTCTTGGAAAAGACATGTATGCAAATTATCAGATGTTGTTAGGTGGACGTTCTGATGGTGATGCAATGCTGGGACAAATCTGTCACAGAGTTCCTGCAAAAAGAGTGCTTCCTGTAATTTTGAAAATCATAGAGTTGTTTAAAGAACACAAGAAACCAGATGACACTCTAAAGTCTTGGATTCATAGAGTTGCTACAAACACTGAGGATTCTGAAATTAAAACCCTCAATGACATCAAAAAAGCAATTGACCCATTAACAATTCCTCCAACAAAAGAAGAGGATCCTGATTTCTATCTTGATTATGGCAGCGACACTAGTTACCATACTAAAACTGGAAAAGGTGAGTGTGCTGCTTGACAGAATCTGGTAACATCACAACGGATGTAGATTCTTTACGTTCAGAGATAAGAGACAAAAGTGTTAGAGTAATTGATGTAAGGCGAGAAGATGATTACAAAAAGGATCATATTTCTACTGCAGTAAATCTACCTTTAGCAAATCTTTTGTCTGATGATAGTCCTGAACGTGTTGTAAAATTAGTAAACTCAATGGGAATTGATGATGAAACTCGTGTTGTAGTTTATGATGATACCTTTGGAGCATTAGCATCTAGAGTTGCATGGACTTTGGAATACCTTGGACATTCAGATGTAAGTTTGCTTGAAACTACCTATAGTAACTGGAAATCCCTTGGTTTAGAAAGCGATTCTGACACACCTGATATTCAAAGTAAAGAACATTCTATGAATCTTCAATCTGATATTTTGGCTACTTCTGATTATTTGGAATCTGCAAAAGAACGTGATGATGTTATTCTAATTGATAATAGGGAGAGATTGAACTTCCTTGAACAACACATTCCTGGTGCAATTAGTCTTCCATACAGAACACTTGCATCAAATGACAAAATCTTACGTCCAAAAGAGGACATGAAACGCTTACTCGATAATCGTGGTGTATCTGGAAATACTGAAATCATTA
This genomic interval carries:
- the serB gene encoding phosphoserine phosphatase SerB; the protein is MLVIFDVEGVLYDEEYLPILAEKLNKQDEIWAITKQGIQGKINWEEGLRTRVAALKGLDEKTCQEVSDALPIMTGAKEACRALKAAGWKLMAVSGGFTLMMERLKDELGLDYVYSNELIFKDGKLDGVKINVDSDKSKSARIKIEEWGEKKENIVCVVDGANDVKLFDICGLGIAYRAQDLVKDLATTTLEEKDLSKILDIINKHYKLELESPTPA
- the cofE gene encoding coenzyme F420-0:L-glutamate ligase, with product MEIIPIHIEKEIEPSDDLSELIISSNQIQDGDVIVIAQKIISKQERRLVELSTVKPSLLSEGISSQYQKDPRITELILSESKRIIRMKNGILIVETNDGTICANAGIDESNVKDGFATLLPLDSDKSAKNIREKIFKHTNKDVAVIISDTFGRPFRLGQTNCAIGISGLSPIIDYEGTQDTFGKTLRVTAIAIADELSAASELVMGKTLKTPVAIIRDCSFPKGEQGISELIRAEDEDLFR
- a CDS encoding PHP-associated domain-containing protein, with product MPINAELHCHNSFSNFHVGHDEPPYDCDITIRDQLERSYRLGLDAIFVTNHNTLDGYRQLLEYKNNHSKFKNIDVFPAEEITTDTGAHVLAYGIHDVISPGLSLEEVIDEVRKQGGVSSAPHPFSLLDALRDSAKKCDMVEVFNSNNVDILSNARATKFALDNNMIQVAGSDSHVLSTLGRCVNVIDSENNLDDILFAMKHGKIEISQTGYAHQAETLDHLRYKINNSKEYLIDYISEHYPNAKWLLTLLLRIYDSNQNSHMWALFYKIAIYLMKRISHKINFQNQDPSFMKDRNLATMFKMAL
- a CDS encoding sulfurtransferase TusA family protein; translated protein: MSESTEKKLDATGLFCPEPVFRTKIEIERMQVGETLTVSADDPAAEDDISRWVTRQGHELLDMSKNGDVITFQIKKVK
- a CDS encoding cysteine synthase family protein produces the protein MTTVTDTDVLNRVGNTPLVKLDSLSHDNVDYFAKLEGHNPFGSVKDRAAYWMIKDGEEKGILTKGKSIIIEPTSGNTGIALTGIANLLGYKVEIVIPEKASNETKDIIRNLGAKVFETSDDLCPKVGAGTDQSIALATSIASSRPDTYYSPNQYANEANFKGHYIGTGPEIWRQTEGKVTHFFTGVGTGGTITGIGAFLKEKNPDVKIIGCQPQQNHLIQGWRNFEESAKPDLFLKRENVVDDWVSVDNDEAFSVVKDVFEKDQLLISPSSAAVYACMKKYPIEGDACVVGIFADDGRKFKSVYAKQNVMPEESFENCLKDAKHMSELAY
- the trxB gene encoding thioredoxin-disulfide reductase; the encoded protein is MMAADAGSTVLESKDDGPKMPDKKKTKFDVVIIGAGPSGYTAGIYCSRAGYDTLILSGILPGGQLVNTTEVENYPGFENGIMGPDLMIEMRKQCQRMGTTIVDDEAVDVDFRRKPLKVLTASEEYEGRAIIIATGANPRKLGLEGEETFGGKGVSYCATCDGPFFRNQELVVVGGGDSAVEEATFLTKFATTVHLVHRRDELRASKVMQDRAHSNEKIKFHWDSAVVDIKGDQKMQQAVLKNLKTNEESTLDVGGLFVAIGHEPNTKLFKNQIDLDDEGYVVLKNKTHTNVEGVFAAGDVHDRSYRQAITAAGYGCMAAIDVDKYLTESADNQE
- a CDS encoding cyclic nucleotide-binding/CBS domain-containing protein is translated as MENTFVNQIMSKNVLTVKVSETLEEVAKKMKEENVGCVIVVDKIATLGIVTERDFVTKIVAERKTPHTKIFEVMSSPLITIKSESTIWEAAEIMKEKSIHKLPVIEDEEIVGIITTTDIVRISSVGSDSQMRKICDQILMRMKDD
- a CDS encoding universal stress protein, translated to MVIKTKKILVPLDGSKNSIRGLDMAIHLARQSQGVIVGLSVKSVPGIYAIHPLGFLDFNTSKEMKQILDDAKLRAAKKGIKLISKKLSGDPGYDIARFTNNKKNGIDLVVIGARGRSSAKELFLGSVSNYVLHKSKKPVLVVK
- a CDS encoding HPF/RaiA family ribosome-associated protein; the encoded protein is MTEVPLYITGLSKDDLANQTLFSKFGAALEKVQPVLPDVIEAKIDVKTQNIEGARTHYDVTATIKASKNHLVYTESDWDIIKIADELCRKLERELSKHDDKRQRDSVRKRDVRNL
- a CDS encoding malate dehydrogenase, translated to MCLISIVGTGRVGASIAFLCVSNGLDDVLLVNTTKEKAIGESLDVASAIPANSKFSIRGTDDYSELIGSDIVIIAASVGIYTKHRAENIDHQVAMIKNIAKKIKKYCPSAIVLLVSNPLDVLTYFFQKTTGFSRFKVIGIASSLDTSRFRYYISETLSVPQSSVSNALVLGEHGDSMVPIFSGVSVGDNPLFSMIDSRDTITDNVRNYWRTLRNFKSRSQFGIAKNVFDVVDAIRNKKEISIPASVVLDGEYDEHDVAMGIPVIINQNGVSEIQKIKLDDTESSSLKKSAEKIRSDIKSVHD
- a CDS encoding DUF6775 family putative metallopeptidase, producing the protein MKTSKIIIYDEPTVPEIQINNIEKFLKETFHVEIEIRKNFFENTNEKLFQEIATTRIYELKKPFSSHIPTESEIQMEKENTDNSQNEEKILYDGFEFQKRISKFIPADEGNQDILNIIFTNKLTCTFDESDFRYHARALIGTNPTIISTTGIIEAPAKPKEYYLELMTNFTKENTEKIKEKYKGEFLEYNDPRLSEVAESYLLQAIMYYETGDAFCEDKECRLYNAHWQKELLYAQTNKKFCKKHEESFEKIINQS
- a CDS encoding sulfide-dependent adenosine diphosphate thiazole synthase, which codes for MQEATVAEQSSKIFTDVREVEITQAIANEFHKVLVDRAESDVIIIGAGPAGLTASRELSNLGFKVLVIEQNNYLGGGYWLGGYMMNPVTVREPAQKIWDELGVPYQKVQDGLYLTPGPHAVSKLIAGACDAGVKFLQLTKFDDLVLKNGRVAGIVVNWMPVSALPRNITCVDPVAFEAKIIIDASGHDSVAVKRLVDRGLAEWKGMEPMFVNDGEEHVVHKTGEIYPGLIAAGMSVTETHGLARMGPTFGSMLYSGKRAAEIAAEKIKELER